The following proteins are encoded in a genomic region of Triticum dicoccoides isolate Atlit2015 ecotype Zavitan chromosome 1B, WEW_v2.0, whole genome shotgun sequence:
- the LOC119349629 gene encoding protein timeless homolog isoform X15, whose translation MDSAMLSLTCAGLGAAEEDDDGGAVGYVKGDHCLDNLKDLQRLLRRDDPERREVFKQVCKWRIASRDLVPIIENYQSDRNLVITAVKVLVFLTMPVDPSSEDVAQQIEYLWDLKAALTRNVAIAVIVSLLEDPLDHLERTSFTEDDWKLVQLVLTLFRNVLAIQEITLPQKASGEATQLLYLADSFLELMFKENMMDLILVLAQHIDEPSGYLKHENLLLLETFHYLFLGRDPELIAKVRPEGSKEQVNGDIDTSVDSLRLMMEKEEKEKRMFRQRNAENHALNGIFTCLAVDGSKSLCKGNPSSAMSSANSLRKIRNVQRGPQKRIAWDNELLYIPKEGIMEMLRSFMDQFLSGGYNVLMQSVCDDIVKQHDSVEKSDNITFFKVVCFVLAFQHEKASNAQKSSAGPQLSETSPGNECDDLPFRGDICGPVAATLNEDMFNIVLSMWREAYEDLKQTKDYKTLSAAGSLMKNMIGMIYLVVKVHPEDSRESQTARVLLYKLFYDQTEQGLTQFLLNLFRSFDTHKQPKSALADLLETVHIMLQLMEKLQARGALRVAKRTRKGRKRKTSDDKHESTKPGTENVEQSYIDPTDGTKATSDSLPDLRSEDPLAEPTLVEQGKVDSDGTDLPDTIVDTAVNLDSTTQLGGDPSSAGSGEKERNPINEEEDTCTTQLGGDPPSAGSGEKKRNPINEEEDTCTTQLGGDPSSAGSAEKKRNTINEEEDVSDSSSDDCPPATSEVDFNVSRLIYSLANNSVVQNICWLLKYYKTNSFRTNHYIICMLRRFCEDLDVSPMLYQLSLLTTFYDILAEQKSSSSKEYANIVNFLSKIVRKLVRAMKKQPLLFVDTLFWKTRKECHCIDADYLLNEFKGDVNNKGGEVGSSKGWGGPVNIADSLGDDEADYDIPHEPYDGDKNGDSSSGEREGDTQKSMGPRDKRSILLSLSDSEAEDNDRTTISRGSQNKEVPKRRGRSIFNEEQEKLIRDLHEKYKDDRKCSHLIAEALDPSGKISSAQISRKLTQLGLRSVTRRKKVSEASLSAKDLVAQPQNDVLDDPKPESTRRRRKRLHRLSSKDNNNDNHPVSSDEETLQSLKGRTKNKELPSVDLAPRKSQHKEASQGDSDDETIGSLLSRGKKKRLSTSDITGNKQEDLDSSKNTDLGVESIGSNIIPKDKELASVDLPSSMSQHQEASQGTDSDDETIGSLLSRGKKRRLSTSDVTENRQEHQDSSKNIVPDNETVGSNVMDAPLHPELNSSNDNGGDAGEAELLDDLSEPELDGREDAEQRIVDDRDMPESGDMTGSNASQKAGLKRRLRMVIDDDDE comes from the exons ATGGACTCGGCGATGCTCTCGCTCACCTGCGCGGGCCTCGGGGCCGCAGAGGAGGACGACGACGGGGGCGCCGTCGGCTACGTCAAGGGCGACCACTGCCTCG ACAACCTGAAGGATCTGCAGAGGCTGCTGCGGCGGGACGACCCGGAGCGGCGGGAGGTCTTCAAGCAGGTCTGCAAGTGGAGGATCGCGTCCAGGGATCTGGTGCCCATCATCGAGAACTACCAGTCCGACCGCAACCTCGTCATCACGGCAG TGAAAGTGTTGGTATTCCTTACCATGCCTGTCGATCCTTCATCAGAGGATGTTGCTCAGCAGATAGAGTATCTGTGGGATTTGAAGGCTGCACTCACACGGAATGTTGCAATCGCAGTGATTGTGTCTCTTCTTGAGGACCCATTGGATCATTTGGAAAG AACTTCATTCACGGAAGATGACTGGAAGCTAGTACAGCTGGTGCTTACTTTATTCCGCAACGTCTTGGCTATTCAAGAAATCACATTGCCTCAGAAGGCATCTGGGGAAGCTACCCAGTTATTGTACCTGGCTGACAGCTTTTTAGAGCTCATGTTTAAAGAAAATATGATGGACCTGATCTTAGTGCTAGCTCAACATATTGATGAGCCCTCTGGTTATCTCAAGCATGAAAACCTTCTTTTGTTGGAAACCTTTCATTATCTTTTCTTGGGTCGGGACCCAGAATTGATTGCCAAAGTTCGTCCAGAAGGCTCAAAG GAGCAGGTCAATGGAGATATTGATACATCAGTTGATTCATTGAGATTGATGAtggagaaggaagagaaggaaaaaAGGATGTTCAGGCAGAGAAACGCGGAGAATCACGCACTCAACGGAATTTTTACATGCCTTGCAGTG GATGGATCTAAGTCATTGTGCAAAGGGAACCCCAGCTCAGCAATGTCATCTGCAAATAGCCTCCGGAAAATACGTAATGTCCAAAGAGGCCCTCAAAAAAGGATAGCATGGGATAATGAACTTCTTTACATACCAAAGGAGGGTATTATGGAAATGCTAAGAAGTTTCATGGATCAGTTTTTATCTGGAGGATATAATG TCCTGATGCAGTCTGTTTGTGATGATATTGTGAAGCAGCATGATTCTGTCGAGAAATCTGATAACATTACATTCTTCAAAGTTGTTTGCTTTGTCTTAGCTTTTCAACACGAGAAAGCATCAAATGCTCAG AAATCAAGTGCTGGACCCCAGCTGTCCGAGACTTCACCAGGCAATGAATGTGATGATCTGCCGTTTCGTGGTGACATATGTGGACCTGTTGCAGCCACATTAAACGAAGATATGTTCAATATAGTCTTGTCCATGTGGCGTGAGGCCTATGAAGACCTGAAGCAGACTAAGGATTACAAAACTCTTTCAGCTGCTGGCTCCTTAATGAAGAACATG ATTGGCATGATATATTTGGTGGTGAAAGTTCATCCTGAAGATTCAAGGGAATCTCAAACAGCCCGTGTTTTACTGTATAAGCTGTTCTATGATCAGACAGAACAAGGCCTGACTCAGTTTCTCCTGAACTTGTTCAGATCTTTTGATACTCATAAGCAACCAAAAAG CGCTCTTGCGGATTTACTAGAAACAGTTCATATCATGCTACAGCTGATGGAGAAGCTTCAAGCACGTGGTGCTTTAAGG GTTGCGAAAAGGACAAGAAAGGGCAGAAAAAGGAAGACGTCAGATGACAAACATGAGAGTACCAAACCTGGAACAGAGAATGTGGAGCAAAGCTACATAGACCCAACAGATGGGACTAAAGCCACATCTGATTCACTTCCAGATTTGAGAAGTGAGGATCCTCTAGCAGAACCTACTCTCGTAGAGCAAGGAAAAGTTGATTCCGATGGCACAGATCTGCCAGATACAATTGTGGATACGGCTGTTAATCTGGATAGCACCACACAGCTTGGAGGTGATCCATCTTCTGCAGGCAGTGGTgaaaaggaaagaaatcccatTAATGAAGAGGAAGATACTTGTACCACACAGCTTGGAGGTGATCCACCTTCTGCAGGCAGTggtgaaaagaaaagaaatcccaTTAACGAAGAGGAAGATACTTGTACCACACAGCTTGGAGGTGATCCATCTTCTGCAGGCAGTgctgaaaagaaaagaaataccattaatgaagaggAAGATGTTTCAGATTCTTCAAGTGATGATTGCCCCCCAGCTACAAGTGAAGTTGATTTTAACGTATCACGGTTAATATACAGCCTAGCCAACAATTCTGTTGTTCAAAATATATGCTGGTTGTTGAAGTACTATAAGACTAACTCCTTCCGAACAAACCACTACATCATATGCATGCTGCGGAGATTCTGTGAAGATCTAGATGTGTCACCAATGCTATATCAG CTATCGCTTCTGACTACTTTCTATGATATATTAGCTGAACAGAAGTCTTCGAGTTCAAAGGAGTATGCAAATATTGTAAATTTTCTTTCTAAAATTGTAAGGAAGTTGGTGAGAGCAATGAAAAAACAGCCACTGTTATTTGTTGATACACTCTTTTGGAAGACAAGAAAGGAATGCCATTGCATTGATGCTGATTATCTACTGAATGAGTTCAAGGGAGATGTTAACAATAAGGGTGGTGAAGTTGGTTCAAGTAAGGGATGGGGAGGTCCAGTAAATATAGCAGATTCTCTTGGTGACGATGAAGCTGACTATGATATACCACATGAACCATATGATGGTGATAA GAATGGAGATTCATCGTCTGGTGAACGTGAAGGTGATACTCAGAAGAGCATGGGTCCCAGAGACAAAAGGAGCATATTACTGTCACTTTCAGACAGTGAAGCTGAGGATAATGATAG GACTACTATATCTAGAGGCTCTCAGAATAAAGAGGTCCCAAAGAGACGAGGGCGTTCCATTTTTAATGAAGAGCAAGAGAAGCTTATAAGAGATCTTCATGAGAA ATATAAGGATGATCGTAAATGCAGTCATCTAATTGCTGAAGCTCTAGATCCCAGTGGAAAGATATCGTCGGCTCAAATTTCTCGAAAGCTTACACAGCTAGGTCTCAGGAGTGTCACTAGGAGGAAAAAAGTTTCAGAGGCATCTCTTTCAGCCAAAGATCTGGTTGCACAACCACAAAACGACGTGCTGGATGATCCGAAGCCAGAAAGTACCCG GCGCAGGAGGAAAAGGCTACATCGGTTAAGCAGTAAGGACAACAACAACGATAATCATCCAGTATCATCTGATGAAGAAACATTGCAATCACTTAAGGGCAG AACCAAAAATAAGGAGCTGCCCTCGGTGGACCTTGCACCGAGGAAATCACAGCATAAAGAGGCTTCGCAGGGCGATTCTGATGATGAGACCATAGGATCTCTGCTTAG TAGAGGAAAGAAGAAAAGATTATCAACGTCAGATATTACAGGGAATAAACAAGAAGACCTAGATTCTTCGAAGAATACTGATCTGGGTGTTGAGAGTATCGGTTCAAATATCAT ACCCAAAGATAAGGAGCTGGCCTCTGTGGATCTTCCATCGAGTATGTCACAGCATCAAGAGGCTTCGCAGGGCACAGATTCTGATGATGAAACCATAGGATCTCTGCTTAG CAGAGGAAAGAAAAGAAGGTTATCTACATCAGATGTTACAGAGAACAGACAAGAACACCAAGATTCTTCGAAGAACATTGTTCCGGACAATGAGACTGTTGGTTCAAATGTCAT GGACGCCCCTCTCCATCCGGAGCTGAACTCATCTAATGATAACGGTGGTGATGCTGGTGAGGCTGAACTTCTGGATGACTTGAGTGAGCCTGAGCTGGATGGTCGTGAAGATGCCGAGCAACGGATCGTCGACGACAGAGACATGCCTGAATCTGGGGACATGACAGGCTCTAATGCCAGTCAGAAGGCTGGTTTGAAAAGAAGACTAAGAATGGTGATTGACGACGACGACGAGTAG
- the LOC119349629 gene encoding protein timeless homolog isoform X13: protein MDSAMLSLTCAGLGAAEEDDDGGAVGYVKGDHCLDNLKDLQRLLRRDDPERREVFKQVCKWRIASRDLVPIIENYQSDRNLVITAVKVLVFLTMPVDPSSEDVAQQIEYLWDLKAALTRNVAIAVIVSLLEDPLDHLERTSFTEDDWKLVQLVLTLFRNVLAIQEITLPQKASGEATQLLYLADSFLELMFKENMMDLILVLAQHIDEPSGYLKHENLLLLETFHYLFLGRDPELIAKVRPEGSKEQVNGDIDTSVDSLRLMMEKEEKEKRMFRQRNAENHALNGIFTCLAVDGSKSLCKGNPSSAMSSANSLRKIRNVQRGPQKRIAWDNELLYIPKEGIMEMLRSFMDQFLSGGYNVLMQSVCDDIVKQHDSVEKSDNITFFKVVCFVLAFQHEKASNAQKSSAGPQLSETSPGNECDDLPFRGDICGPVAATLNEDMFNIVLSMWREAYEDLKQTKDYKTLSAAGSLMKNMIGMIYLVVKVHPEDSRESQTARVLLYKLFYDQTEQGLTQFLLNLFRSFDTHKQPKSALADLLETVHIMLQLMEKLQARGALRVAKRTRKGRKRKTSDDKHESTKPGTENVEQSYIDPTDGTKATSDSLPDLRSEDPLAEPTLVEQGKVDSDGTDLPDTIVDTAVNLDSTTQLGGDPSSAGSGEKERNPINEEEDTCTTQLGGDPPSAGSGEKKRNPINEEEDTCTTQLGGDPSSAGSAEKKRNTINEEEDVSDSSSDDCPPATSEVDFNVSRLIYSLANNSVVQNICWLLKYYKTNSFRTNHYIICMLRRFCEDLDVSPMLYQLSLLTTFYDILAEQKSSSSKEYANIVNFLSKIVRKLVRAMKKQPLLFVDTLFWKTRKECHCIDADYLLNEFKGDVNNKGGEVGSSKGWGGPVNIADSLGDDEADYDIPHEPYDGDKNGDSSSGEREGDTQKSMGPRDKRSILLSLSDSEAEDNDRTTISRGSQNKEVPKRRGRSIFNEEQEKLIRDLHEKYKDDRKCSHLIAEALDPSGKISSAQISRKLTQLGLRSVTRRKKVSEASLSAKDLVAQPQNDVLDDPKPESTRRRRKRLHRLSSKDNNNDNHPVSSDEETLQSLKGRTKNKELPSVDLAPRKSQHKEASQGDSDDETIGSLLRGKKKRLSTSDITENKQENLDSSKNIGLGVETIGSNAITKNKALPSVDLVPSISQHQETSQGTDSDDETIGSLLSRGKKKRLSTSDITGNKQEDLDSSKNTDLGVESIGSNIIPKDKELASVDLPSSMSQHQEASQGTDSDDETIGSLLSRGKKRRLSTSDVTENRQEHQDSSKNIVPDNETVGSNVMDAPLHPELNSSNDNGGDAGEAELLDDLSEPELDGREDAEQRIVDDRDMPESGDMTGSNASQKAGLKRRLRMVIDDDDE from the exons ATGGACTCGGCGATGCTCTCGCTCACCTGCGCGGGCCTCGGGGCCGCAGAGGAGGACGACGACGGGGGCGCCGTCGGCTACGTCAAGGGCGACCACTGCCTCG ACAACCTGAAGGATCTGCAGAGGCTGCTGCGGCGGGACGACCCGGAGCGGCGGGAGGTCTTCAAGCAGGTCTGCAAGTGGAGGATCGCGTCCAGGGATCTGGTGCCCATCATCGAGAACTACCAGTCCGACCGCAACCTCGTCATCACGGCAG TGAAAGTGTTGGTATTCCTTACCATGCCTGTCGATCCTTCATCAGAGGATGTTGCTCAGCAGATAGAGTATCTGTGGGATTTGAAGGCTGCACTCACACGGAATGTTGCAATCGCAGTGATTGTGTCTCTTCTTGAGGACCCATTGGATCATTTGGAAAG AACTTCATTCACGGAAGATGACTGGAAGCTAGTACAGCTGGTGCTTACTTTATTCCGCAACGTCTTGGCTATTCAAGAAATCACATTGCCTCAGAAGGCATCTGGGGAAGCTACCCAGTTATTGTACCTGGCTGACAGCTTTTTAGAGCTCATGTTTAAAGAAAATATGATGGACCTGATCTTAGTGCTAGCTCAACATATTGATGAGCCCTCTGGTTATCTCAAGCATGAAAACCTTCTTTTGTTGGAAACCTTTCATTATCTTTTCTTGGGTCGGGACCCAGAATTGATTGCCAAAGTTCGTCCAGAAGGCTCAAAG GAGCAGGTCAATGGAGATATTGATACATCAGTTGATTCATTGAGATTGATGAtggagaaggaagagaaggaaaaaAGGATGTTCAGGCAGAGAAACGCGGAGAATCACGCACTCAACGGAATTTTTACATGCCTTGCAGTG GATGGATCTAAGTCATTGTGCAAAGGGAACCCCAGCTCAGCAATGTCATCTGCAAATAGCCTCCGGAAAATACGTAATGTCCAAAGAGGCCCTCAAAAAAGGATAGCATGGGATAATGAACTTCTTTACATACCAAAGGAGGGTATTATGGAAATGCTAAGAAGTTTCATGGATCAGTTTTTATCTGGAGGATATAATG TCCTGATGCAGTCTGTTTGTGATGATATTGTGAAGCAGCATGATTCTGTCGAGAAATCTGATAACATTACATTCTTCAAAGTTGTTTGCTTTGTCTTAGCTTTTCAACACGAGAAAGCATCAAATGCTCAG AAATCAAGTGCTGGACCCCAGCTGTCCGAGACTTCACCAGGCAATGAATGTGATGATCTGCCGTTTCGTGGTGACATATGTGGACCTGTTGCAGCCACATTAAACGAAGATATGTTCAATATAGTCTTGTCCATGTGGCGTGAGGCCTATGAAGACCTGAAGCAGACTAAGGATTACAAAACTCTTTCAGCTGCTGGCTCCTTAATGAAGAACATG ATTGGCATGATATATTTGGTGGTGAAAGTTCATCCTGAAGATTCAAGGGAATCTCAAACAGCCCGTGTTTTACTGTATAAGCTGTTCTATGATCAGACAGAACAAGGCCTGACTCAGTTTCTCCTGAACTTGTTCAGATCTTTTGATACTCATAAGCAACCAAAAAG CGCTCTTGCGGATTTACTAGAAACAGTTCATATCATGCTACAGCTGATGGAGAAGCTTCAAGCACGTGGTGCTTTAAGG GTTGCGAAAAGGACAAGAAAGGGCAGAAAAAGGAAGACGTCAGATGACAAACATGAGAGTACCAAACCTGGAACAGAGAATGTGGAGCAAAGCTACATAGACCCAACAGATGGGACTAAAGCCACATCTGATTCACTTCCAGATTTGAGAAGTGAGGATCCTCTAGCAGAACCTACTCTCGTAGAGCAAGGAAAAGTTGATTCCGATGGCACAGATCTGCCAGATACAATTGTGGATACGGCTGTTAATCTGGATAGCACCACACAGCTTGGAGGTGATCCATCTTCTGCAGGCAGTGGTgaaaaggaaagaaatcccatTAATGAAGAGGAAGATACTTGTACCACACAGCTTGGAGGTGATCCACCTTCTGCAGGCAGTggtgaaaagaaaagaaatcccaTTAACGAAGAGGAAGATACTTGTACCACACAGCTTGGAGGTGATCCATCTTCTGCAGGCAGTgctgaaaagaaaagaaataccattaatgaagaggAAGATGTTTCAGATTCTTCAAGTGATGATTGCCCCCCAGCTACAAGTGAAGTTGATTTTAACGTATCACGGTTAATATACAGCCTAGCCAACAATTCTGTTGTTCAAAATATATGCTGGTTGTTGAAGTACTATAAGACTAACTCCTTCCGAACAAACCACTACATCATATGCATGCTGCGGAGATTCTGTGAAGATCTAGATGTGTCACCAATGCTATATCAG CTATCGCTTCTGACTACTTTCTATGATATATTAGCTGAACAGAAGTCTTCGAGTTCAAAGGAGTATGCAAATATTGTAAATTTTCTTTCTAAAATTGTAAGGAAGTTGGTGAGAGCAATGAAAAAACAGCCACTGTTATTTGTTGATACACTCTTTTGGAAGACAAGAAAGGAATGCCATTGCATTGATGCTGATTATCTACTGAATGAGTTCAAGGGAGATGTTAACAATAAGGGTGGTGAAGTTGGTTCAAGTAAGGGATGGGGAGGTCCAGTAAATATAGCAGATTCTCTTGGTGACGATGAAGCTGACTATGATATACCACATGAACCATATGATGGTGATAA GAATGGAGATTCATCGTCTGGTGAACGTGAAGGTGATACTCAGAAGAGCATGGGTCCCAGAGACAAAAGGAGCATATTACTGTCACTTTCAGACAGTGAAGCTGAGGATAATGATAG GACTACTATATCTAGAGGCTCTCAGAATAAAGAGGTCCCAAAGAGACGAGGGCGTTCCATTTTTAATGAAGAGCAAGAGAAGCTTATAAGAGATCTTCATGAGAA ATATAAGGATGATCGTAAATGCAGTCATCTAATTGCTGAAGCTCTAGATCCCAGTGGAAAGATATCGTCGGCTCAAATTTCTCGAAAGCTTACACAGCTAGGTCTCAGGAGTGTCACTAGGAGGAAAAAAGTTTCAGAGGCATCTCTTTCAGCCAAAGATCTGGTTGCACAACCACAAAACGACGTGCTGGATGATCCGAAGCCAGAAAGTACCCG GCGCAGGAGGAAAAGGCTACATCGGTTAAGCAGTAAGGACAACAACAACGATAATCATCCAGTATCATCTGATGAAGAAACATTGCAATCACTTAAGGGCAG AACCAAAAATAAGGAGCTGCCCTCGGTGGACCTTGCACCGAGGAAATCACAGCATAAAGAGGCTTCGCAGGGCGATTCTGATGATGAGACCATAGGATCTCTGCTTAG AGGAAAGAAGAAAAGGTTATCAACGTCAGATATTACAGAGAATAAACAAGAAAACCTAGATTCTTCGAAGAACATTGGTCTGGGTGTTGAGACTATCGGTTCAAATGCCAT AACCAAAAATAAGGCGCTGCCGTCCGTGGATCTTGTACCGAGTATATCACAGCATCAAGAGACTTCGCAGGGCACAGATTCTGATGATGAGACCATAGGATCTCTGCTTAG TAGAGGAAAGAAGAAAAGATTATCAACGTCAGATATTACAGGGAATAAACAAGAAGACCTAGATTCTTCGAAGAATACTGATCTGGGTGTTGAGAGTATCGGTTCAAATATCAT ACCCAAAGATAAGGAGCTGGCCTCTGTGGATCTTCCATCGAGTATGTCACAGCATCAAGAGGCTTCGCAGGGCACAGATTCTGATGATGAAACCATAGGATCTCTGCTTAG CAGAGGAAAGAAAAGAAGGTTATCTACATCAGATGTTACAGAGAACAGACAAGAACACCAAGATTCTTCGAAGAACATTGTTCCGGACAATGAGACTGTTGGTTCAAATGTCAT GGACGCCCCTCTCCATCCGGAGCTGAACTCATCTAATGATAACGGTGGTGATGCTGGTGAGGCTGAACTTCTGGATGACTTGAGTGAGCCTGAGCTGGATGGTCGTGAAGATGCCGAGCAACGGATCGTCGACGACAGAGACATGCCTGAATCTGGGGACATGACAGGCTCTAATGCCAGTCAGAAGGCTGGTTTGAAAAGAAGACTAAGAATGGTGATTGACGACGACGACGAGTAG